The genomic DNA ACCTTGACCTTGGAATTGACGTTCGCGGCGGTATATCCCCTGGTCTCGAGATCGTCAGACAACACATAAAAGCTGGCTCCCGCCTTCGAGAGCACCGGTGAATCCTTGCCGCCTTCCTTCACGACGGCATGATAGATGCCGTTGCCCACCAGGAT from Nitrospirota bacterium includes the following:
- a CDS encoding DsrH/TusB family sulfur metabolism protein; translated protein: MKLAVFLSDWRRTEDTFERMKAEKMGVILVGNGIYHAVVKEGGKDSPVLSKAGASFYVLSDDLETRGYTAANVNSKVKVIGYGDIVDLIMNDYEKTAWL